GCAACCCCGAAAGTTGAGTAAATTATAATGAAACAATGACATATCGAAACGCTAGAAGACAAGGGATTTGTCGCTAGCTGAGTTGAAGAAACTTGACCAATCTCAGGCCAATTGATAGGAGTTCACTCTTCTTTATCGGATAGGGGGCGTGGCTCAGTTGGGAGAGCGCTGCCTTCGCAAGGCAGAGGCCGGGGGTTCGAATCCCCCCGTCTCCACCAGAATTTCAAGGGGCAGAGGAGCTATCTTCTCTGCCCTTTTTTGATGCACGCCCACACAAGCTGTTCCTGACATTTCCGTGTTTCTTGAATACCGATCCGACAAAACCGCCCATTACGATTCCGTAGGCAAAGCAATCAAGGCTCCATGAGCTTCCAAGCCGACACCAATCCGCATCGCCGCTCCTTTCCACGAGGAATGGTCCAGCCGGAGCAAGGCTTTCGTTTTTCCATCGACGCCCTTTTGCTGGCCTGTTTCGCGGCTGGTCGCCAACATCGGAACGTCATTGATCTGGGGACCGGATGCGGCGTGATCAGCCTGGGCCTGCTTCTTATTGGCCAGAAAGATCGTTCCACCGGGGAGTCGTTTCATATCCTCGGGGTGGACAACAACCCGGAGATGGTCGCCTCGGCCCAAGCCAACACCGAAAAACTCGATTTTCCGGCCCACTTCACCCCGGTGTTGGGCAATGTCGCGGCCACGAACGAAATACCGGGATTCCGCCCAGGCGGCTTTGACGCGGCGCTCTGCAATCCTCCGTATCGGCCGACCGGCCATGGACGCATGCCCTCCAACCCGGCAAAGCTATCCGCGATGTTTGAAACCGAAACGCGCACCGAGGCTTTCCTTGAAGCGGCGTCACGGGCTTTGACGACCAAGGGGCGGCTCTACCTGGTCCACCTGCCGGAACACCTCCCACGGCTCTTCAACCATCTCGCGGATGCCAAGCTTGCGCCGAAACGTCTGCGTCTGGTCCATCCCCACCAAGACAAACCGGCTTCCTTGCTTTTGCTGGAAGCCAGAAAAGGAGGCAAGCCCGGTTTGACCGTCGAGCCCCCCTTGATTTTGTATCGGCGTGAATGCTCTCCCGCTGGAGACGTTGTCCATCAAACCACCGACGATGCGTTGGCGTTTTGCCCTTTCTTGCTCTGCAACAGCTCTCGTCCGGCTCAATAGCCGTCAGATGTTCCGTGATCTCGGCACCCTTTATTTTACTGGATGCAAATGCTCTCTCGCCCAGTACAGCAAGTCGAATTGCTTTTTCAATTTTTCCAATAAGGCGTCCAGGACGTTCTTTTCCAGATCTTGAATCCGAACATACACCTGCCGATAACCTTCTTCCTCCTGCTGGCCGTAGGAGGTCAGGATGCTGATGATCCGGGCTTGCTCGTGACGCAAAACTTCAAGCACTTCCTTGAGACTGCCCTCGGTGTTGGGAAGCTTGAAGGCCAGTAGAACGCCGCCGAAATGCGCACCGGTTATGGCGATCAGTACTTTGAAAATGTCACTCTCCGTGATGATCCCGGCAATCTTGCCCTGAGCGTCGACCACGGGCAGGCCGCCGACCCGCTTTTCCATCATGACCAGGGCCGCTCGTTCGATGGTGTCCTCCGGCAAGACGGTGAAGGGCTTTTTGGTCATGATATCTTTGACCTTGATCTCCGAAAGGAGATAGTAGAGCTCGTGGATGTCAAGGGTGGTGGCCTTGGATGGCGAGGCTTCCTTGATATCCCGGTCCGTGACGATGCCAAGCAATTTCTTGTCGGCATCCACCACGGGAAGGCGACGGATGCGCTTTTCCTTCATGATCTTGGAAACCTTCATCATGGAGACGTCCGGTTCCACGGAAATGACCTCCCTGGTCATCCAATCACTGATCAGCATTGATGGTTCCTCCTTGGAAGATGAGACATTGACAGCCGTTGAAAAACTCCAAATTGCTGCGTCGCAGCAAAAAATTCAAACTCTCACGCATCACAAATACGCTTCGACCTTGATTCGATTGCCAGGACGGCAAATCGAAAATGTGGCGAAGCCACAGCCCGTGAGGGCCGGACACAGGACGTGTCCGGTAGCTTTTTATGCTCCTTGTACTTGGGGTTTTTGAACGGACTGCCGACAAAAAAAACAACACTCAGTTATAGCCCGGATCGCCGGGTCGTCGTCGCGACGCGAACCGCTCGACGCGCCCGGCTCATGGCGAAAGACCGACATCAACCACATGAAACGACATATCAGTTCAGCCTGTGAAAGGAAACCATGAAAGCACTGTATTTGGACTGCCCCAGCGGGATCAGCGGCGATATGCTGCTCGCCGGCTTGATTGATCTTGGATTGGACATCGTTGCCCTGGAACGGCTTTTTCACCAGGCCGGAATGGATGTGGACCTGCGCACGGTGCAAGATGTTAGGTGCGGACTTGCCGGGAAACGATTGGAAGTACGGTCGAGTACCGCACAGCCTTTACGCCGTCTTCCGGAAATTCTGGAACTTTTGGACGGTTTGCCCCTGGTTCCGGATGTGGGCCGACGCACCAGGCGGGCCTTCGAGCGGCTGGCCGAGGTGGAAGCCAAGGTTCACGGCGTCGACCCGTCGGACATCCACTTTCATGAAGTCGGCGCCGTGGACACCGTGGTGGACGTGGTCGGGGCTTTCTGGGGGCTCCACGAGTTGGGAATAAACACCGTGCATGCCGGACCGCTGCCCTGGTTTCGAGGCCAGGTGCGCTGTGCCCACGGTCTCCTGCCTTTGCCCGCCCCGGCGGTGGTGGAACTGCTCCACGGCAAACCCGTTTTCAGCACGGACCACGCAGTGGAATTGATCACCCCCACCGGGGCCCTGCTCGTGGACCAATTGGCGGACGAATTTCGTCCCGGACCTCAGGGCACGTTGCTGCAATGCGGCATCGGGCTCGGCACCATGGACTTGCCCGCCCAGCCCAACGCTTTGCGCTGCCTGCTCTACTCCCCTTCCCTTTCAGGCAATGAGAAAGGATTGCCGAACGCGGGATTGGAGCGCACGGAAGAGATCGTCCAGTTCTCCACGAACATCGACCATCTGACCGGAGAGGAATTGGGGGGCTGTTTCGAGGCGTTGTTCCAGGCCGGGGCGCTGGATGTTCTGTTTCTTCCGGGAATGATGAAGAAAAACCGTCCGGGCGGTCAGCTTCAGGTGCTCTGCCGACCAGAACACGCAGCCGCCGTGCAGCAGGCCGTTTTTCGGCAGACACTAACCCTGGGCGTACGTCGCCAACGCATGGAACGAGTCGTCCTGCCCCGACGGGAGACCGTGGCCGAGACGTCCCTGGGCGAGTTGCCGATTAAACAAGCGGAAATAGAAGGCCGGCGATACGAACGTCCGGAATTCGAGGCTCTCCAGGAACTGGCCCAGCGGACGGGACGATCCGTGGCCCAGTTGCGCTACCTGCTGGAGCCGTGCAACGCCCCGGATCAGCAATGCGCGAAAAAAACTCTTGAAGTAAAAGACGGCCGGAATGAAGGCGACGAACGAGGGGAGTAAGATTATTTTCCGGATTGCGACGGCTTCGGCTGCAACGGATAGCGGCCGCAGGTAAAGCGCTCCCCTTCGGGACAGTACCCCAGGCCGACGCAACGTGCCCCGGCGTGCTGGAACACGACCGGCAACTGCTCTTGGCAAATAACCAGCATTTCCTTGGCCATGGCCCGAATTTCCCACTGAGCGCGCTCGCAGCAGCGCAGGGCGAAGAAGTGCAGCAGGCTGCGGCAGTTCATGGTCAGGATGATCTTGCTCTCCGCGGCCTGGGGCAGAACGAACCGGGCATCCTCGTTGGCCTTGGCCCCCTTGCGACCATGGGCCTGGAGCAGTTCCCGCAAGCGCCCGTAGGTCTGGGCGGTCCGGGCCATGAATTCCTCGAACAGTTCCCTGGCTTCCGGAATCTTGGCGATCTGGGGCGGCAGCACGTACTCAAACCCGCTCTCGTTCACGTAGCGCTGGCTTTGCTGGGAATAGGAGGCCAGCCGATGACGCACCAGTTGATGCGTCAAGGCCCGGGAAACCCCTTCCACGGCAAAGGTGAAGCTGACGTGCTCCACCGGGCTGTGATGGCCGGACTCCATCACGTCCGCGACGAAACGGGCCTGCTCCGCCGGGTCCACCTCCCCTCCCACCAGCCTCGGCCAGAGATCGCCCACGTATCCAGGGCTGTAACACTGCCGAAACGCGGCGTAGATCACGGACAAAGCGTCGGGAGTCATGGCCAGAAGGCGAACATTGAGTCGGGCTTGAGACATGAATTTCCTTTATTCAAAATCCAGCGTTCCCTGCTCCCGAGCGGCGAAGGCTTGAGGGACGCGTTCCTTGAGGTGGGCGAAGGCTTGGGCCGTGGCTACGCGGCCGCGGGCCGTGCGTTTGATGAACCCGCATTGGATCAGGTACGGCTCGTAGATGTCCTCGATGGTCCGAACCTCTTCGGAGCAGGCCACGGCCAGGGTCTTGACCCCCACCGGACCGCCCTGGAACTGCTTGATCAGAGCGCTGAGAATGCGCCGGTCCATCTGATCCAGGCCGTGGGCGTCCACGTCCATCCGGCCCAGGGCCTCCTGGGCCAGTCGAGCGTCGATTTGTATGCCGCCCTGCACCGAGGCGAAATCCCAAACCCGGCGCAACAGGCGGTTCGCGATCCGCGGCGTGCCTCGGGCGCGACGGCCGATCTCCAATGCGCCGTCGTCGGTGATCGTCGCGGACAGCAGGGCCGCGGCCCGCCGGATGATGGTCGCCAACTCCGCCTCGTTGTAAAAATTCAGCCGGGAAATCACGCCGAAGCGATCCCGCAGCGGAGAGGTCAGCAGGCCGAGGCGGGTCGTGGCCCCGACCAGGGTGAAGGGTTCCAGATCGATCTTCACGGTACGCGCGCCCGGCCCCTGACCGATGATCAGATCCAGCTTGAAATCCTCCATGGCCGGATAGAGAATCTCCTCCACGCTGGCCGGCATCCGGTGAATTTCATCGATGAACAGCAGATCCTGACGCCCCAGGTTGGTTACGATGGCGGCCAAGTCTCCACTGCGCTCCAGAACCGGACCGGATGTGGTCACGAGATTCACGCCCAGCTCGTTGGCCATGATCTGGGCCAGGGTGGTCTTACCCAGCCCTGGAGGACCGTAAAACAAGGTATGGTCCAAGGCTTGGCCGCGATCACGGGCCGCTTGCAGAAAAACCCGCAGATTGGCCCGCAGATCATCCTGACCAATAAAGTCATCCAGTCGCTTTGGACGGATGGTCTCTTCCACGGGCAATGTTTGGGACAACGCTTGAGCCTGGGTCATAGAGCTTCTTTGCGCGCCTGCCGCGCCTCTCCATAGTCGCCCCGAAACCATCGCAAACCGGTCCGGGAGCCGTCACCGTTGTGTCGGGTTGATCTCGAATTCATTTTTTGGACGCCATTCCCTTCAGCACAACCCGAATCACCTCGCCGGGAGCCAAGTCTGGTTCGTCCCGCAAGGCCGCGTCCACCAGCGGCGCGATCTCGGCCTCGGAGTACCCGAGGTTGACCAGCCCGGCCAAGATGTCGCCCCGGACCCAGGATGGGCCGGAGGCCGCTTCGGCTTGGCGCGGGGCCGCGGGCAGGATCTTCAGTTTGTCTTGCAGCTCCAAAAGGATGCGCTGGGCGGTTTTCTGGCCGATCCCCGGCACCTTGGCCAGAGAGTAGCCGTCCTGCTTGGCCACGGTTTCCCGCAAGGAGGACAGATCGAAGTGGGAAAGAATCGCCAGGGCGGTTTTCGGACCCAGCTTGGAAATGCTCAGCATGACCTCAAAGGCGGCCCGCTCTTCCCAGGTCGCGAAGCCGTACAGTTCCAAGGCGTCCTCACGGACCAGCGTATAGACGAAATAGGCGGCCTCGTCTCCGGGGGCGGGGAGATTCTGTATTTCCCGCACCGGCAAAACCAGGGCGTACCCCACCCCTCCGGAGGTGACCAAAATGCAGCCCTTGGGAGTTTTTTGCAGAATCCGGCCTTGCAGGTATCCGATCACGCGTACCTCGAACGGGTGAGAAGAGGGGAAGCTCGGCGAGGAAATCGCCAAAAAAGGCAGCAACCTTGTTTTTGTTCAACGACCAAGCGAGCATGCTCCGGATACCCGCCTTCGCTGGGATGACGGGTTTGGCGTTCAGCCATGATTCCGGCTCCCATCGGCCAGACGCAAAAAGCGTTGCTGGTTGACGTGACAGATAGCCACGGCCAGGGCGTCGCTGGCGTCCACGGCCCAGTCCGGTTTGGACACTCCTAAAAGCCGCGCCACCATGAAGGCCACCTGGGATTTTTCCGCCCGGCCCACGCCCACGATGCTCTTCTTGATCATGGTCGGCTCGTAGCTGAACACCGGAACCCGTCCCTGGGCGCAGGCGGCGATGGCCACGCCCCGTGCCTGACCGAGCTTCAGCGCGGAAGAGGGGTTGCGGGCCTGAAACACGTTTTCAATGGCGCTGTCGGCGGGCCGGTGCTGGGAAATGATTTCCACGAGTCGAAAAAAAATCTGGCCAAGTCGGACGTCCATTTCGGCATCCGTGGTGGTTCGGATGGTCCCGGCGTCGATCAGGGACAGGCGGCCGGAAACCTCGTTGATCAGCCCGTATCCGGTGATTCGCGAACCGGGGTCGATCCCCAGGACGATCAACCCTTTCTCCCTGACCCAGGTACGAGCATTGGCACGGGAGCCGCCCCCGGACGATTACTCATCCTGCATCAATTCTTCCGGAAAGTCGCAGTTGACGTACACGTTCTGGACGTCGTCATAGTCTTCCAGGGCATCCATCAACCGGACAATCTTGCGCCCTGTCTCCACGTCCACCGGAACCAGATTCTGGGGAACCATGGTCACTTCCTCGCTGAGCGGGGTCAGTCCGGCCGCGGCGAAAGCCTCCTGCACGGCCAGGAAATGCTCCTGAGACGTGCTGACCTCCCAGACGTCGCCCTCTTCGCGGATATCCTCCACCCCGGCTTCCAAGCCGATCTCCAGGAGTTGCTCGTCGGTATGGTCGGCCCGGTTGAAAGTGAATAGGCCCTTCTTGTCGAACATCCAGCCCACGCAGCCGGATTCGCCCAGGTTCCCGCCGTTCTTGGAAAAGATATGTCGAACGTCCGCCACGGTCCGGTTGCGGTTGTCCGTGGCCGCGTCCACGAGAATGGCCACCCCGCCCGGCCCGTAGCCCTCATAGGTAATCTCGTCCAGGGCCTCGCCGCCCAGTTCGCCGGTCCCTTTTTTCATGGCCGTGTCGATCTTGTCCTTGGGCAGATTCACGGCCTTGGCCGCGGCGATGGCCGTGCGCAACCGGGCGTTGATGTCCGGGTCTCCGCCGCCCTGCCTGGCCGCGAGCATGATTTCCTTGGTCACCTTGGTGAAGACCTTGCCCCGTTTTTTGTCCTGAACGGATTTACGGGCCTGGATGTTTTTCCACTTGCTGTGTCCTGCCATAGAGTATCCTTGATTACCGATTGAGTTGTGATGGTATTTCGAAAAATTTCTTGATCTGTCGGAAGGATGGACAAATTTTGAGCACGAAACGGCACCAAACCGACCGTAGTTTCGTTTCGCTGTCTACCTATTTCTTCCCGGTGGCGATGTAGAACATTTCCTTGCTTTCCGCCCGGGAACTTTTGGGTTTGAAGCCTTGCACCCGCGAAAAGACGGTCCGCATTTCATCCAACAATTGCTTGGCTTCCTGGGCTTCGAAGAACTTGACCACAAACGAGCCGCCCTTTATCAGGCAGGCTTTGCACAGTGCAAGGGCCTGGCTGGCTAGGTCCAGGGAGCGGGCCTGGTCCGCGAACTTGACGCCCGTGGTGCGGGGGGCCATGTCGCTGAGCACTACGTCGAACGGGGCTGTTTCCAGGATCAGGCGATAGCCGTCCCCGGACTCGTCGAAAACGTCGCCCTGCATGAACAGCGCTTGTTCGGGGAGCTCGATGGTCAACGGATTCAGATCCAGGGCCAGCAAACGGCCCGAGGGGCCGACTTTCCCGGCGGCGTACAGCGACCACGACCCCGGCGACGCGCCCAGATCCAGCACCTTGAGACCGGGACGCAGCAGCTTGAACCGCTTGTCCGCTTCCTTGAGCTTGTACACTGAACGGGCTGGATAGTTGTCCTGCTTGGCCCGTTGAAAATAATGATCCCGATACGTTTTCATCCTGCCCACCTCTGTTTCCGCCGGGCAGTTTACCTTAAACCCGCTCCGGAGCCAAGCGCCCCAATGACCGGCAAACCGACGGAAGCCCGAAAAATACGCCCTCAACGCGTTCAGGTTCTGGACCACTTCGGACGCCGCAAATCCCTTCCCGGAGATCCAAAACAGTATCGGATACTCTACGCTGGAGACGAGGCCGCGAACTCCGGCGTTCTCCTGCTGGGCATCGGGCCGGATCCGGACGTTGTCGTGGACCTGCTTCGAGATCAAGGCGACGTGGCCTACCTGGAGTGCCCGGAGCTGCAACGCCAAGTGCAACACCAGACGCCCTCCGGTCGCCGTGCCGCCCTACCCGCCCGGTGGCGGCCCCTCACCCCCCAAGACCTGGACGATCCGGACCTGATCGCCAGGACCATCCTGTTCTACGGGCCGGGCCTGACCCTTTTTCCGGATTTCTGGTCCCCGGTACTGGCCCGGATCGCCCTGCGACGCCTTCCGCCTCCAACCGCCCAGGACGAAAACGTTGTCTGGTTGCCCGTTTCCGAGCACAGGCTGTTGGCCCGCGAACTGACCCGAGCCTTCACCTCCCAGGGGTTGGTCGTGCGATCGGTTCCGGAATCCATGCCGCCTCGAGAAGTCCTGGAACGATTGCGGGAACAGCGACCGGACCTGTTCTTCAGCGTCAATTTCCAGGGCTTGGACCCTCTGGGCCAAAGCCACGAAATGCTTCGACAAGCCGGGGCTCAAATCTGCGTCTGGTGCGTGGACAACCCGTTTCACCTGTTAACCGGGTTACGCTCGACCTATTGGAAACAGTGCCGGTTGTTCGTCACGGACGACTGGTTCATTTCCCCTCTGACGGATCACGGCGCAACCCAGGTTTTTCATTTGCCCCTGGCCGCGGCCCAACATTTTCTGAATCCGGCCCCCCCTCCAGCCCCAAAGGGGGACTGGTCCGAACTTCGACAAAGGGTCGTGTTCGTCGGACGCTCGGCCTTTCCGGGAAAAGAGCGCTTTTTCGCCGGTTGCGCGGTTCCGGAAAATCTGGAGCCAAGGGCCGCGGCCTTCATGGCCCAGGGCGGGCGCCCTGACTTTTCCTGGTGGTGGGAACAATTGCGCTTCCCGCCCCTATGGCCCGGACAAGGGGCGCGCAAGGTGGGATTCGCCGCCGAAGAATTCAACCGCCGTCGCCGCACGGCTTATCTTCAGGCAGCGGGCCGGGATGGAAATCTGACCGTTTTCGGAGACACGGGCTGGAACGACCTGCTTGATAAAGGGAGCGACGTCCGTCCGGAAGTGGACTACTACGGCCCCCTGGCCCAAATCTATCGCCAAGCCAGCGTCACCCTGAACCTGACCAGCCTGCTCCTGCCCCACGGGCTGACCCAGCGCAATTTCGACGTCTGGGCCGCGGGAGGCTTCCTGCTCACGGATCACACCCCCGGCTTGGAGATCTTTGACCCGGAACTGACCCAGGAAGTTGCTTTCACAACTCCGGCGTCACTAAACGCTCTCATACAGAGGCTGGACAAGGACTCATCCCTTGTCAACGACCTCGGAAGCGCGTGGCGCGACCACATCCAGAAAAAACACCTCTATGCCCAACGGATCGTCACGGTGCTGGAAGCCGCCACAAGCCGCGAAGCTCGGGCGTTCCTTCCGTCATGACACTTTGGACGTCGCCTTTTTCGCCACCAGTTGGCTGCGTCGCTGCCGGGCCAGCTCGCGCATATCCACGACCTGGTCGGTCTCATCCACGATTTCGCTGCCCAGGATCTCCTCCAGCACGTCTTCCAGGGTCACCAGTCCAGCCAGGCCTCCGTATTCATCCAAAACGATGAACAGGTGCATCCGGGACTCCAGAAAGCGCACCAGCAGCTTGTCCAGGGTAATGGATTCCAAAACGAACTGAACCGGCTTCATCATCCTGCCCAGCACCAGATCGTCCTGGTCGTTGGCCAGGGCTTCCAGTAATTCACGCCGATACACGATTCCCACGATATCTTCCTGGTCCTCGTCCTCGTAGACCGGAATGCGACTGTGCGGCCACACTGTCTTCAACGTTCTGGCCTGGCCCACGCTCAGTTCGGCCGGAAAGGAGAAGATCACCGTGCGCGGAGTCATGATGTCCTTGACCATCTTGGTGTCCAGGGTCAGGATGTTGCGGATGGACATTTCCTCATAGGGCTTGATCGCGCCGGCCCTGCGGGTCAGACTGATCACGGCCCGCAGGTCGTCTTCCGTGGCGTCCGGGCCAACCTTTTTGCGCCCGATCAACAGAGTCACCCGGTCCATCAGCCAGATCACCGGGCTGAACAGCACCACCAGAAAACACAGGGGTTGGGCCAGGAAACCGGCAATTTGCCGATTGTACATCACGCCTATGGTTTTAGGCAGAATCTCGGCGAAGACCAGGATGATCATCGTGAAGACGGCGGAAAAATAGATCAGGCTCTCCGTGCCGAAGAGCGCGGCGGCGAAAGCCCCGGCAACAGCCGCCCCGGCCGTATTGGCCACGGTGTTCAGGGTCAGGATCGCGGCGATGGGCCGCTCGACATTATTCCGGAGGTCAAAGAGCAGCATGCCGCTCTTTTTTCCGCTCTTGCGCATCTGCTCCAGATGGCTCCAGGGAACGGAATAGAGCACGGCCTCGGACAACGAGCACAGCCCGGAAACCAAGGTCGCCAGACCGACCACCAACAGCAACTCGAACATCACGCCATCCTGACGGGAGCGGAGTGCAAAACACCGTTTTACGTCTCGCTCGTTGAAGATTGACGGTTGATCGTTGATGGGTGATCAACGAAACATCCGCATTCCAATAGGGCTTTGGCACACGTTCACGAATAACGCGCCAAGCCCGACGCACCGAAACCAAAGAACCGAAAATCCATGCACGAACAAATCCACAACATCCTTCTGGACCGCGACGGCACGGTCATCGAAGAGCGTCACTATCTGGCCGATCCGAACGGCGTCCAACTCATTCCCGGAGCCGGTCCGGTCCTGCGCGCCCTGATGGACTCCGGGCGACGCCTTTTTCTGGTCACCAACCAATCCGGCATCGGACGCGGCTATTTTTCCCTTGCCCAATATGAGGCCGTACAGGGGCGCTTGCTCCAACTGCTGGGCGAGGAGGGCGTGGAACTCGCGGCTACCGTGATGTGCCCCCACGCGCCGGACGACGGCTGCTCCTGCCGCAAGCCCCTGCCCGGCCTGTGGGAGGAGCTGCAGGCCGCGTACGGTCTCGACCCGGCCCGGAGCATCATGATCGGCGACAAGGTGGCGGACATTCGCTTCGCCCGTTCCTCGGGCCTGGCATTAGCGGCCCTGGTGCTCACGGGGCATGGTCGACAAACGGCCTTAAACCTGGGCCTGCCGAATCCGCTCGCAAAGGCCGTGGCCCTGCACCCGCTGACAACTCCCGACCATCCGGACATTCTGGCACCGGACTTGGGCGCCGTGGCGGATCTGCTTCTGAAAACCTGACGCTTCTTGATGCCAAGCCCTACAACGCCGTATCCAGCATGTCAGCTATGGAATAGAGCTTGCCGGGCTGTTGACCGGACAGCCACTTGGCGGCCCTGAGCGCGCCCTGGGCGAAGGTTTCCCGGGAATGGGCGCGGTGTGTGATTTCGATCCGCTCCCCGGGTCCCAGGAAATAGACCGTGTGATCCCCGACCACGTCCCCGCCGCGCAAGGTCTGCACGCCGATCTCCTCGGCCGGACGAGCACCGATGATGCCCTCCCGGCAGCACTGCTTGACCGTGTCGTACTCCCAGCCTTTGGCCTCGGCCAGACACTGGGCCAGCTTGACCGCGGTGCCGCTGGGCGCGTCCTTCTTGGCCTTGTGATGGATTTCCATCAGCTCCAGGTCATAGGCCGGACCCAGCAAGGCCACGAGCTGAGGCAGGACGCGCAGCAGCACGTTCACGCCCACGCTCATGTTCGGGGCCCAGAGCACCGGCGCTGCCTTGGCCGCCTCGCGCAGTTCCTCGGTCTGCTCCCGGGTCATGCCCGTGGTCCCGATCACGGCCCGATGCCCGGTCCTGGCCACGGTCTTGGCCGTGACCACCGAGGCTTCCGGCGCGGTAAAGTCGATGACCACCGCGTCGCCAAGCCCGTCCAGCACCTG
This genomic interval from Desulfonatronum thiodismutans contains the following:
- a CDS encoding tRNA1(Val) (adenine(37)-N6)-methyltransferase produces the protein MSFQADTNPHRRSFPRGMVQPEQGFRFSIDALLLACFAAGRQHRNVIDLGTGCGVISLGLLLIGQKDRSTGESFHILGVDNNPEMVASAQANTEKLDFPAHFTPVLGNVAATNEIPGFRPGGFDAALCNPPYRPTGHGRMPSNPAKLSAMFETETRTEAFLEAASRALTTKGRLYLVHLPEHLPRLFNHLADAKLAPKRLRLVHPHQDKPASLLLLEARKGGKPGLTVEPPLILYRRECSPAGDVVHQTTDDALAFCPFLLCNSSRPAQ
- a CDS encoding CBS and ACT domain-containing protein, translated to MLISDWMTREVISVEPDVSMMKVSKIMKEKRIRRLPVVDADKKLLGIVTDRDIKEASPSKATTLDIHELYYLLSEIKVKDIMTKKPFTVLPEDTIERAALVMMEKRVGGLPVVDAQGKIAGIITESDIFKVLIAITGAHFGGVLLAFKLPNTEGSLKEVLEVLRHEQARIISILTSYGQQEEEGYRQVYVRIQDLEKNVLDALLEKLKKQFDLLYWAREHLHPVK
- the larC gene encoding nickel pincer cofactor biosynthesis protein LarC, with amino-acid sequence MKALYLDCPSGISGDMLLAGLIDLGLDIVALERLFHQAGMDVDLRTVQDVRCGLAGKRLEVRSSTAQPLRRLPEILELLDGLPLVPDVGRRTRRAFERLAEVEAKVHGVDPSDIHFHEVGAVDTVVDVVGAFWGLHELGINTVHAGPLPWFRGQVRCAHGLLPLPAPAVVELLHGKPVFSTDHAVELITPTGALLVDQLADEFRPGPQGTLLQCGIGLGTMDLPAQPNALRCLLYSPSLSGNEKGLPNAGLERTEEIVQFSTNIDHLTGEELGGCFEALFQAGALDVLFLPGMMKKNRPGGQLQVLCRPEHAAAVQQAVFRQTLTLGVRRQRMERVVLPRRETVAETSLGELPIKQAEIEGRRYERPEFEALQELAQRTGRSVAQLRYLLEPCNAPDQQCAKKTLEVKDGRNEGDERGE
- the thyX gene encoding FAD-dependent thymidylate synthase, with amino-acid sequence MSQARLNVRLLAMTPDALSVIYAAFRQCYSPGYVGDLWPRLVGGEVDPAEQARFVADVMESGHHSPVEHVSFTFAVEGVSRALTHQLVRHRLASYSQQSQRYVNESGFEYVLPPQIAKIPEARELFEEFMARTAQTYGRLRELLQAHGRKGAKANEDARFVLPQAAESKIILTMNCRSLLHFFALRCCERAQWEIRAMAKEMLVICQEQLPVVFQHAGARCVGLGYCPEGERFTCGRYPLQPKPSQSGK
- the ruvB gene encoding Holliday junction branch migration DNA helicase RuvB, whose amino-acid sequence is MTQAQALSQTLPVEETIRPKRLDDFIGQDDLRANLRVFLQAARDRGQALDHTLFYGPPGLGKTTLAQIMANELGVNLVTTSGPVLERSGDLAAIVTNLGRQDLLFIDEIHRMPASVEEILYPAMEDFKLDLIIGQGPGARTVKIDLEPFTLVGATTRLGLLTSPLRDRFGVISRLNFYNEAELATIIRRAAALLSATITDDGALEIGRRARGTPRIANRLLRRVWDFASVQGGIQIDARLAQEALGRMDVDAHGLDQMDRRILSALIKQFQGGPVGVKTLAVACSEEVRTIEDIYEPYLIQCGFIKRTARGRVATAQAFAHLKERVPQAFAAREQGTLDFE
- the ruvA gene encoding Holliday junction branch migration protein RuvA, coding for MIGYLQGRILQKTPKGCILVTSGGVGYALVLPVREIQNLPAPGDEAAYFVYTLVREDALELYGFATWEERAAFEVMLSISKLGPKTALAILSHFDLSSLRETVAKQDGYSLAKVPGIGQKTAQRILLELQDKLKILPAAPRQAEAASGPSWVRGDILAGLVNLGYSEAEIAPLVDAALRDEPDLAPGEVIRVVLKGMASKK
- the ruvC gene encoding crossover junction endodeoxyribonuclease RuvC; translation: MIVLGIDPGSRITGYGLINEVSGRLSLIDAGTIRTTTDAEMDVRLGQIFFRLVEIISQHRPADSAIENVFQARNPSSALKLGQARGVAIAACAQGRVPVFSYEPTMIKKSIVGVGRAEKSQVAFMVARLLGVSKPDWAVDASDALAVAICHVNQQRFLRLADGSRNHG
- a CDS encoding YebC/PmpR family DNA-binding transcriptional regulator, coding for MAGHSKWKNIQARKSVQDKKRGKVFTKVTKEIMLAARQGGGDPDINARLRTAIAAAKAVNLPKDKIDTAMKKGTGELGGEALDEITYEGYGPGGVAILVDAATDNRNRTVADVRHIFSKNGGNLGESGCVGWMFDKKGLFTFNRADHTDEQLLEIGLEAGVEDIREEGDVWEVSTSQEHFLAVQEAFAAAGLTPLSEEVTMVPQNLVPVDVETGRKIVRLMDALEDYDDVQNVYVNCDFPEELMQDE
- a CDS encoding RlmE family RNA methyltransferase, translating into MKTYRDHYFQRAKQDNYPARSVYKLKEADKRFKLLRPGLKVLDLGASPGSWSLYAAGKVGPSGRLLALDLNPLTIELPEQALFMQGDVFDESGDGYRLILETAPFDVVLSDMAPRTTGVKFADQARSLDLASQALALCKACLIKGGSFVVKFFEAQEAKQLLDEMRTVFSRVQGFKPKSSRAESKEMFYIATGKK
- a CDS encoding glycosyltransferase family protein, yielding MTGKPTEARKIRPQRVQVLDHFGRRKSLPGDPKQYRILYAGDEAANSGVLLLGIGPDPDVVVDLLRDQGDVAYLECPELQRQVQHQTPSGRRAALPARWRPLTPQDLDDPDLIARTILFYGPGLTLFPDFWSPVLARIALRRLPPPTAQDENVVWLPVSEHRLLARELTRAFTSQGLVVRSVPESMPPREVLERLREQRPDLFFSVNFQGLDPLGQSHEMLRQAGAQICVWCVDNPFHLLTGLRSTYWKQCRLFVTDDWFISPLTDHGATQVFHLPLAAAQHFLNPAPPPAPKGDWSELRQRVVFVGRSAFPGKERFFAGCAVPENLEPRAAAFMAQGGRPDFSWWWEQLRFPPLWPGQGARKVGFAAEEFNRRRRTAYLQAAGRDGNLTVFGDTGWNDLLDKGSDVRPEVDYYGPLAQIYRQASVTLNLTSLLLPHGLTQRNFDVWAAGGFLLTDHTPGLEIFDPELTQEVAFTTPASLNALIQRLDKDSSLVNDLGSAWRDHIQKKHLYAQRIVTVLEAATSREARAFLPS